Sequence from the Candidatus Paceibacterota bacterium genome:
CCGGGGGGAGTGGGCGGTCACTGTGTCATCGCCAATGCTGAGTTGCTAAAATCTACCTCTGCCAAGCGATTGGTCAAAGAAAATGCCGAGTTTGTCAAAGCTAAATCACGTAGATCTAAGTCCAAGTAGGCTTACCTGCAGCCGGTTGGTTTAGAGTTAAAATTTATTATGTCTCTTTCGACAGACGAAAATCATATCATCGTCAATTATCATTATGTGGAGGATCCGCGAGATGATCTTTCCGGTGTTCATCCCTGCACGCCAAAAGAATTTGAGAGGCAAGTAAAATTCTTGTCCGAAAATTACAAAATAGTCTCGGTAGGGGAGGTGCTGGAAGCTACGCGTTTGGATGTCAGTCGTGGTGCCAAGCCGACGGTTGCCGGTAATCCGAGTCGGTTCTGTGCCATAACTTTTGATGACGGTCTGCAAAACCAATTTCAATATGCGGCACCGATTTTGGAAAAGTACGGGGCGACAGCGACTTTTTTTGTTATCACCAGTACCTTTTCCGGGACGGTTCCTTCAGCCCATAAAATTCACGTGGTGCTTTCGGCTGCTTCAACCGAGAAACTGATTGATATGTTCAACGAGTTTTTGATCAGGACCTATCCTGATCTAGAGGCACAGCATTTTATTCCTAAAGATCGACGCATCACAATGCGGCGTAAATATGACAGCTTGCTTGATGCCAACTTCAAAGAGACTTTGATTGTTGTTCCGTCGGAAGTTCGTGACGCTTTTTTAATTGAGGCTTTTGACAAATTTGGGCTTGATGAGTCGACCGTTAATCAGATGCTTTTTATGAAAGAGGCGGAAATCAGCGATCTGGCCAGTCGGGGTTTTTTTATTGAAAATCATACCCATGAGCACGGTTCTCTGGAGCAGGTTTCAGTCGAAGCCCTAACGGCCGATCTCGAAACTGCCAACTCGATCTTACATAAATTGTTGGGTCGACGGCCGACGGTGATTTCTTATCCGCATGGCCGTTTTGACGAACGGATTCGCGATGTGATTGTTAAGGCCGGTTTAAAATACGGTGTGACAATCGAGCCACGTTCAGTTTCATCAAAAGACGATTCTTTTTTGATACCCCGTTACGATACTAACGATTTAAAGAAATATATAAACCAATGAATATCGGCGTTGATTTGGTCGCAATCAAAAAATTCCATAAAATCAAGGCTCACGACTATAAACACTGGTCAAGAGTTTTTTCGATGTTAGAGTGGGAGTATGCTTTCAAGGATGGCTTATCTGCTTCGCACTTGGCCGGCATCTTCGCCGCCAAGGAAGCGGCGATGAAAGCTACCGGTTTGGTAGGAGTGGAGAATTATCGTAAGTTTGAGGTTCGCCATGATAAACTGGGGGCTCCGAAACTTAATTTAAAAGGTTCTAAACTGAGCCTTTCTCATGATCAGGGGTTGGCGATTGCGTTTGTTCTAGCCTCGACTAAAAAATAGGCTTATGTCTTTTCGTGATTTACAAATGAAGATCGGAGAATTAATTTCCAGTCGGACTGCTACGGTGGCTGACTATTTAAAGATTTCAAAGGAGATAGTGCCCGCCGGTGAATTTCCGTTTTATTTTCGCCAGATCAAAGCCGCTTTTTTGAGCAGTTACACGATTCAAGGATTACCGGAGGTGTTTCAGGTTCGAGGTGTTTTTCATAATTTAAAGATCAGCACTTACACTGCTCCTTACGCGCAGATTAGTCAGGAAATTTTAAATCAAGCAAGCGAACTTTATAAGTTTAATCCGGACATTGTTTACATTTTGGCGGAGCAGAAAGATTTTCTCGGTGATGGCCATTTGGCTCAGCTGGTCGAAACCTTAAAGGAGAAGACTGAGGCAGAAGTAATTCTGGTTTTGGCGGGCGGGGAAAACCGGGGCAGGGAGAGGCTGCACATTTTTGACTTCGAATCTTTTTTGGACAAAATTGGTCGTGCGGGAAATTGGTATACCAAATTCAAAGACTTGGGTGATCTGCGGTTGGCGCCACAAGCGTTTCCGGTTCTTGCTGAGTCCCTCTTGGCTTACGCGGTGGCATCGGCCGGCAACAACAAGAAATGCCTGGTAGTTGATTTAGACAATACCCTCTGGACCGGCGTGGCTGGTGAGGATGGGCCGCGAAAAGTCGTGCCAAACCAAAAGCTCCAGGAACATCTGCTCGGACTCTATAAGCGGGGTGTAGTCCTGGCGATTAACAGCAAAAATAATCCGGAAGATGCTTTTGAGGTAATTGATAATCATCCAGAGATGATTTTGCGTCGGGATCATTTTGCCGCTTGGCGGATTAACTGGAATAATAAAGATTCAAATTTAATTGAGCTTAGCGAGGAGATGTCTCTGGGAACCGCTAGTTTTGCTTTTATTGATGATGATCCACTTAATCTCGGACTAGTGAGATCGAATTTGCCGGAAGTTGCGGTAATGCATCCGGATTCGGTTTTTGATTACGTCGGTTTCCACTCGTTTAATCTGACCAGGGAAGATGTGCGCCGGGGCGAAATGTATGTCGAGGAGCGGCGGCGTAAAGAATTGAAACAAGCTGTGCCGGACCAAGAAGATTTTTTGCGAAAATTAAATATGGAGGTTTCGATTTCGCCGGTCTCCGATAGTAATCTTGGCCGTGCCAGTCAGCTGACTCAGAAAACCAATCAATTTAATTTAACCACTCGCAGATATTCTGAGTCAGAAATTAGAAAGTTTCTTGAAACCGGTTGGAAAATTTGGTCTCTTCAGGTTAAGGATGTCTTCGGTGATTACGGGATAGTTGGTCTGGCCATGTTTGATTCGGCCAAGGGCCATTTAGACAACTTTATGCTTAGCTGCCGAGTTTTGGGGCGTGGCGTCGAGACGGCTCTTTTGGCGCAGGTTCTAACTGAAGCTCAAAAATCAGATCTTAAAGTCGTTTCAGCCGAATTTATCAGAACCAAAAAAAATCTGCCGGCGGAGACCTTTCTCGCCCAGTCAGGTTTTGAGTTGGTCGGAAAGGATGCAACCAGAGAGTCATATGAGTACGATTTGTCCAAGAAGTGCATTGTTCCGAATTATGTTAGAGTGACGGTATCTGAAAGCGAAGATCTGTAATTTACGGCCTATTTAATATGGAAAAATTAAATCAAATTTTGGCTAAAGTCTTGGAAATTGATCCGAACAGTATCACGGATTTGACTAGTCCGGAGAATACTCCGAGCTGGGATTCGTTTAATGGGCTACTTTTAATCACGGAATTGGAAAAAGGTTTTGAGGTTAAGTTTACCATTGACGAAGTGGTGGCAGTGAAAAATGTCGGCGATATTAAAAAAGCGCTTAAACGGCAAGGTGTTAAGCTTGATTAAAATGCCTGATAAAAATTTAAAAATCAATTTAAATAAGTTTTCCTATCAAGATCTCAAGATTGGTGATGAGTTTTCTTTTGAACGGAAAATCGAAGAGGTGGACGTTAAAGGTTTTGCTGATCTCTCGGGTGATTATAGTCCGCTCCATACCGATCCTACTTATGCCAAGTCATCCGAATTCGGTGAGAGGATTGTTCATGGCATGTTCTTGGGCTCGCTCTTCTCTACCTTAATTGGAATGTTGGTCCCAGGTGAAAAGGCACTTTACCTATCTCAAGACCTTAAATTTGTAAAACCGGTTTTAATTGGTGAGACAGTTTTTGTCGAAGGCAGGATTACTTCCAAAACCGATGCTTTAAAGATAATCACCCTGCAAACGGAAATTAAAAATCAGAAGGGCGAAGTGGCGGTCAGTGGCACGGCCAGAGTTAAGGTTAGAGAATAATATGTCTGAATTAAAAAATAAAATTGCAGTAGTTTTGGGCGGGACCGGTAGCCTTGGCGGGGCGATTGCCGAGGCTTTAGAGAAAGAAGGAATGGTAGTTATAAAACATGGACGAAAAGCCGGTGAATATTCCGCCGATCTTGCCAAGGATGGTGAATTACTGAGGCTATTGGGACACGTCGTCAGTAAATTCGGCCGGATCGATATTCTAGTAAATTCCGTAAGCGCGCCGCTTACGCTTTCAGCGTTTGATAAAAAGACGTGGGACGATTTCCTGAATCATCTAAATATTCAACTCAAATCGGCAGTTATTGCTTCGCAATTTGTTTTACCTGAGATGGCTAAGCGAAAGTTTGGTAAAATAGTCAATATTATTACTTCCGCAGTGGAGGGCGTGCCACCAAGCCATATGGCAGACTATGTCACTGCCAAATATGCCCTGCTCGGTCTCACTAAGGCTCTGGCCAAGGAACATGGTCGTTTTGGTGTGACGGTTAGTGCCGTTTCCCCAAGTCTCGTGAAAAATGATTTTACCAAAACAATGCCGGCCAAAATGATTGAGATTCTTGAGGCGCAAAGCCCTTCTTCCCGTTTAGTCACTCCTTCCGATGTGGCCGAGGCAGTTCTTGCTCAGGTGAAAAATTTTTCTCAAGATGTGAATGGTGAAAATATCGTAGTCTTGCCGTAGGTTTTTGGTGTTTGGACAAATATATGGACGATATCAATCTGATCGGGTATCAAAAAAATGATTACCAAAAACTGCGCGATTTTGTCGGGCAGACTTTTCAATCTAAATATATTTTAGGTGATGAGAAGTTTTTGGATTGGCAATACAGTGGCAGTGGTGCTTTGCTGTTAGCAAAGGTTCGCGAAGAGATTGTCGGTTTTCTGGGCTATAAAGATTTTCCCTATAAAATTTATGGAGAGACCAAGGAGGTTAGGGTGGTCATGAATTTTTTTGCGGCTCCAAAATATCGGCGGGCCGGTGTCGGTCCAAGACTGGCACAACAGGTTTTTAGCACACCCAATTGTATTCTAGTTTCCGGCTATAATGACACCGCCCAGAGTCTCTATGAGCACTTGCGAGCTAATTGGACAGGGTCCGGAGATCTTTTTAGATTTTTCTCAGTTCTCGCTCCTCATAAGTTGATGAGTCACCTTAAGCCGCTAGCTTCATCTTTTGGGCGAAAAAAGGCGCTGGGCAGTGTCAATATTAAAGTGACAGTTGTCCAAAAAATTTCTAAAGATGTTGACGAGTTCTGGCAGACTGTTCGGGACAGGTATTCGGTCACCATTGAGAGAGGCTCTGAATATCTGAAGTGGCGATATCTCGGCCATCCATTTTTTGATTATCAATTTTTAGAGGCGCGCGAAGATGGCAAGTTGCTTGGTTTTCTGATTTATCGATTTGAAGAGGTTGAAGACTTTAAAATTGCCCGTATTATTGATTTTGTTTCTAATGAAGTTGCGGAAGTCTCACTCTTGAAGAAGTTTTTGGATCTGGCTAGAACGGCCGGGGCACAGGCGGCCGATTTTATGTTTTCTGGACAGCTTTATCAAGATTCTCTAAAAGTGGCAGGGTTTTTCGATGTGTCTGGGACAGATTTTTCAAAATTTCCAGTCCGTTTTAATCCGATTTCTTATTCAAAATTTAATATCAATATCGCTTGCGATATTCAGGCCCCGATTCAGGATATGTATTTAACCAAAGGGGACAGCGACCAAGATCGTCCCAATCCACACTGATTGCCGGTCGCTCGGGATTTGGAGAAGACGGTGTGGTAGAATTCTGTAATATTTAGAGACCGGAAGTCGTTATAGTTTCATATAGACGGAGAAAGTGGTTTGACTTTTTACCAAAATAATATAGAGTACGAAAATGCCTGCGGACCTAAAAAATAAGTTTGATTTCAATAATCTCTTCACCTTTGAGATGGCCAATAACCACCAAGGGTCGGTCGAACATGGCAAGAAAATTATCCAGGAAATGGGGAAAATTGCCAAGGAATTTGACCTGAAAGCTTCGGTAAAATTGCAGTTTAGGAACCTTGATACTTTTATCCACCCGGACTATAAAAATCGGACTGATGTTAAGCATATTCCGCGTTTCATGTCGACCAAGCTTTCCGAAGTCCAGTTTAGAGAATTGGTTGATGAGACCAGGAGGAACGGTTTGATTACCATGGCCACTCCTTTTGATGAGGATTCGGTTGAGACTATGAACCGACTTGGGATTGAAATTATGAAGGTTGCCAGTTGCTCGGCTCATGATTGGCCGTTACTGGCTAAGATTGCCGAAGTTGGCAAGCCGATTATAGTTTCCGTTGGTGGGTTAACTATTAAAGAAGTCGACCGAGTTGTCTCATTTTTTGAACATCGTGGTGCCGACTTTGCCATGATGCATTGCGTGGCGATTTATCCGACTCCGAGCGAAAAACTTCATCTCAACCAGATTGAGATTATGAAGCGTCGCTACCCGCATCTCACAGTCGGTTTTTCTACCCATGAGGCTCCGGATAATACTTCTGTCATCGGTCTTGCCTATGCCAAAGGTGCTCGAATTTTTGAAAAGCATGTCGGAGTGCCGACTGACTCGATCAAGCTCAATGCTTATTCATCTAATCCGAATGAAACTCGAAATTGGGTCAAAGCTTACAAGCAAGCTCTGGCTTCTTGCGGTGATAACAATGAGCGACAAGTGCCACCGGAAGAAATTGCTGACTTGCGGTCTTTGATGCGCGGAGTTTACGCCAAAAAAGAAATCAAGGCCGGCAGTCCGATTAAGAGGGAAGATGTTTTCTTTGCCATGCCATATCTTTCTCACGAACAACTTCGAAGCGGGCGATTTAATAATAATTTAGTGGCTGACAAAAATTACAAAGTCGGTGAGCCAATTAGCGCCATAGTTGAACCGCCACGACCGAGCAAAAAAGATATTATCTATTCAGCCATCCACGCCGCCAAGGGAATGCTCAACGAGGCGAAAATTCCTTTGAGTCATGACTTTAAGGTAGAAATTTCTCACCACTATGGCCTGGAGAAATTCAATGAGACCGGCTGTATTATTGTCGACTGTATCAATCGAGAATATGCCAAGAAATTGATTATTCAGTTTGCGGGCCAGTTCCATCCAATTCATTACCACAAAGTTAAGGATGAGACTTTCCAGATTCTCCACGGTTCAATGGAGGCTAATGTTGAGGGGAAAAATTACACTCTTTATCCTGGCGATACCCTTTGGGTACCGCGCGGAGTTTGGCACAGTTTTAAAACTGATACTGGTGTCATTTTCGAAGAAATTTCCACTACCAGCCTCGAAACTTCCGGCGATTCCTACTATGTCGATAAAGATATTGCCGAGAAGCCTCGCGAAATGCGCAAAACTAAGCTTCTAAATTGGGGCCGACACCAATTCGATGACTTACCGGATTAGATGAAATCATGAAGATTTACGCTATCATACCGGCCAGAGGTGGTTCCAAAGGTGTGCCGGGCAAGAATGTTAAATTGTTGAATGGCAAGCCTTTAATCGCTTGGACGATTGAGGCGGCAAAAGCTGTGCCAGAAATTAGCAAGGTGATCGTGAATACTGATGATGAGGAGATTGCTGAAGTGTCTAAAAAATATGGTGCAGAAATTTTCATGAGGCCAAAAGAGTTGGCCGAAGATTTAACTTTAGATTTGCCGGTCTTTAGACACCATCTAGAAACCTTGAAATCTAAAAATGATTTGCCAGATATGATAGTTGATTTAAGGGCAACTGCACCTTTAAGAAATTCGGCTCGTATCAGGGAGGGAATTGAGCTCTTGAGCAGGGCTGGTAAAGCGAAAGCTGATTCTGTTCGGGCTGTGGCCAAGGCAGCGAAACACCCCTACAAAATGTGGAAGCTTAATGTCGGTTTCCTAAACCCTCTTTACAGTGAAGAGGAAAGTGGATTTAAGGATTCCTGGGATGCGCCAAGGCAGTCTTTTCCTTTGGTGTACCAGAATAATGGTTGCATGAACGCCTTTTGGCCGGAGACAATTCTGGAAAAAAAAACTATGACTGGCAAAAAAATTCTCGGCTATACAATGGAGGACTGGGAATCGGTTAACATTGACACCTCGATTGATTTTTTATTGGCTGAAGAATTGATGAAAAAGCATTCAGCCGAATTCACTAAGTAATCAGATTTCTTTACAAAACATTAAAGATATGTTAGTCCTTAAATAGATTTCCAGACCCGACATCGGGTTTGGTCAATGGACTTTGATAAGAAATTCAACAAATCTTCAACATGGAAACAACTCTATTTTTTCTGTTTATGTTGCCTGGAACAATCGCCCTCGGTCTCTATGATGTCTTGCTGAAAAAAACTCTTGCGTCCGGCATCAACAAAGATTTCCTATTGAGTACCGTGTTCATGTTGTCAGGAGCCGTCTTGTTTTTGGTGTCGAGTTTTATTGGTTTTCCAGAAGTAAAAACGGGCTTCTGGTTTGCGCTAGCTATATCAGTTGTTTTTGCTTCAGCCGGCCATTATGCCTGGTATTCTGCAATGTCATATCGCGACGAAGTTTCCTTGATATCTCCGCTCCGAACACTCACACCTCCGATCGTGCTATTGACCGGTATGTTGTTTCTTGGAGAGAGACCGACCGTTTGGGGTATCTTGGGGGTTGTTGTGACTGTAATCGGACTCTGGTTCCTGATGTATTCAGAGGCTGGATTTGCGAAAACTAAACTTTCGACTGTTCTGAAAAGCCAAGGTGTCAAAATGGGAATAGCTACAGCAGTTTTGTTTGCCATTTCCTTTCCTTTTGACAAAAAGATTGTTGTTTTGTCCTCGGCTGTTTTTTCTGGAGCGGTGTCCTTTTTCCTGATTGGTGTGATTGTGTTTTTCATCTCTAGCTTTAAATTTAGGGAGCCTGGGTGGGGAATCGGCCAGATGTTTACCAGAAAGTCTTTCCTATTCGTGGCTGGCCTGGTGATTTTGTTCAGCCTTGGTCTGGTGTTGACTTTTGAGGCCTTGAACTATTCTTTTGCTGCCTATGCTGCATCGGCTAAGAGGCTGGTTGCAATTTGGGCAGTTATCTTTGGCGGATCGTTCCTTAAAGAAAAGAATATTAATAGAAAAATTTTGGCAGTTGTCATCATGATAGCCGGTACGGTCCTGTCCGTTCTTGGAGGATGACGGGGGTTCTTTAAGCGTCACACCGAAAAGTTTTCGGTGTTTTTTATTTCTAACCACAATCTCGTGAATCAAATGGGGCTAATTTTATTGACACTATTGTTTATCTGATATATGGTGTGAACAGAACCGAGCTACTCGGTTGTTCTACCAAGTGAACCCTCAACAAAGGGCTAAATATGAAAGTAAAAGTCATTGGGGCAGGATCGATCGGGAACCATCTTTCACAAGCTGCCAGGCGAATGGGCTGGGATGTGTCAGTGGTGGATCGGGATCAGGAAGCACTTCGGCGGATGAAGGAAGATATTTTTCCTTCTCGCTACGGTGCCTGGGATGAAAAGATCCAACTTTTTGATTCGGCGAATGAACCGAAAGGTGGCTTCGATGTGATCTGCATTGGCACACCTCCGGATGTTCGACTACATTTGGCTTTGCAAGCACTCGAAGAGAAGCCAAAAGTTTTGCTTCTTGAAAAGCCACTCTTTACGCCGGATTTTGCCGAACGGGAGGAGTTTGCCGACTTTATGAATCAGGTGACGAAGCCGATCAGCCCGACGACGGTTCTGGCTGGTTACGACCATGCGGTTTCGGCGGCGATTGATTTCGTCTCCGAAATGCTACGCGAGAGTTCAATTGGTGAAGTCCAAACTTTGGATGTTGAATTCCGCGAGAACTGGGAGGGAATTTTCAAAGCCCACCGGTGGCTCAAAGGTCCGGCTGACTCTTACTTGGGCTTCACGGCTCGAGGCGGAGGAGCTTCTGGCGAGCATTCACACGCTTTGCACCTCTTCAATCATCTGGCGCTTGAGGCCGGTCTTGGTCAAGTTGTGATGGTCACTCCGTTTCTAAAAATGGAGGAGCCACCGACCGGTGGGAAGTATGATTCCATCGCCTGTTTCAATCTGACGACTGCGAGCGGAGTCATTGGTCGAGTGGTTCAAGATGTCGTTACCAAGCCGACTCGCAAGTGGGTCAGATTGCAGGGGTCGAAGGGTTTCATTGAATGGATCTGCAATGGGCACACGGAAGGTGATTTGGTTCGCTTCCAAACTTTCGGTTCGCCGGAGGTTAAAGAAAAAGTCTTTGCCAAGAGACGGCAGGACGACTTCTTCCAGGAGATGCTCCACATTCAAAAAGTGATCGAGACGAGGGCCGCAGTTGGAAACGGTGGCAGTGCTTGGCGATCCCCGGTTTCTTTGGAGAGCGGACTCTTGGTGATGGAGATTTTGCAGGCTGCCAGGCGAAGTGATGAAAATCAGCATTTGCCAGCCTTCCAGTTCTAGTCTTTCAAGGGCGCGAGGATTACCTCGCGCCCCTTTAATTTTCTCAAATGGTAAGTCAATTTAGATTGTGATATATTCAAAGGGTTATGGAGGTGAATAAAATTTTGAGAAGAGTTGTTTTGGTCGGAATATTTTTGGTGCCGTTCATTCCTCTAGTTGTCACCAACAGTAGTTTTTTTCCATTTATTAGTGGTAAAGGTTTTGTTTTTAGAATTATCACCGAAATTATTTTGGCCTGCTGGCTAATCTTGGCTTTGCGGTCGGTGAGTTTTCGTCCTAAAAAGCATTTACTAATCTGGATGCTAGGAGCCTTTTTGCTGGTAATGTTGGTTGCTGACGCTTTAAGTCTGAATACTTACAAAAGTTTTTGGAGCAATTTTGAACGAATGGAGGGTTATATCACGCTGCTTCATCTCGTGGCCTATTTTCTGGTTATCGGAACAGTTCTCCGGGCAGAGAAACTTTGGACTCGATTTTTCCAAACAGTAATCGGCGTCAGTACATTGGTTTCGGCTTATGCAGTCTTTCAGCTGCTGGGCATTTTTGTCATACACCAAGGGGCTACCAGATTGGACGCGACAATGGGCAATGCAACTTATTTAGCGGTCTATCTCTTATTTACCTCCTTTCTTACGGTTTTTCTTTGGCTTCGAGATAAAAACGGCATAGGTATGAGAATTACCTACGGTGTGATTTTGTTTTTGCAATTATTTGGTCTTTATAATACTGCCACTCGAGGTGCATTGCTGGGTCTTGTCGGCGGGACGATTGTGGCGTTGATTTGTCTAGTCCTGTTTGAGAGAGTTCATTTAAAGAGTAGAAGGATTGCCGGCGGAGCTTTAATTGTGATGCTTGTTATGGTTATTGGTTTCGCTTTAATTAGAGATTCTAATTTTTTGCAAAACAAAGGGCCACTTTCTCGCTTGGCTTCAATTTCTCTGGCTGAAGGTCAGCCACGATTTCAGGTTTGGAATATGGCTTGGCAAGGCTTTAAAGAGAAGCCGATTTTTGGTTGGGGCCAAGAGAGTTTCAATTATGTTTTTAACAAATATTATAATCCGGAAATGTACGGTCAGGAGCAATGGTTTGATCGGGCACATAATGTTTTTCTCGACTGGTTGATTGCTGGCGGAATTTTGGGATTTTCAGTCTACCTCGGCCTGTATTTGTCAGCCCTATACTCAATTTGGCGAAGTGGTGGCGATAAGCGGTTTTCAGTAATTGATAAGGCCATTTTGACCGGCCTTATCATTGCTTACGGCATAAACAATATTTTCGTGTTTGACCAGCTTGTTAGCTATTTGATGTTTTTCTCGTTGTTGGCCTATCTTTATACTAAAGATACTGCGACAGAGTTGGGCGACTATAATAAAGTCAGTCTTGATTACCGATTAGACAAGGGAACAACCGATAGGATCTTTGTGCCGGCAATTGTTGTGCTGGCTGTTGTCTCCCTATATTTTGTGAATGTTAAAGGTATTCTTCAGAGCCGGGCACTTACTTCGGCGCTTCATCAGCGGAGCGAGGGGCCGTCAAAAAATTTGGAATTATTCATAAAAGCCGTGTCATACGATTCTTTTGGTCAGGCCGAAGTTCGTGAACAGTTGGCCCAAGCTGCTTACGCTTTCGGCAGGTCAAATGCACCAATCGAAATTAAACAGGCTTTTTTTGATTTGACGAAAACTGAGTTGCTAAAGCAGATTGCCGAAACCCCCCAGGATGCGAGGTACCAGCTTTTTATGGCGACTTTCTTGAATAACTTCCAGATTTATGATGAGGCGCTGAAGTATTACGATATGGCGCGTGCTCTTTCGCCCCAAAAACAATCAATTATGTTTGAGTTGGGTTCGCTTTATATCAACAACGGTGACCCGAACAAAGCTCTGGACATTTTTAAGCAAGCCCTAGATCTTGAGCCAAATTATGTTGACGCCCGGAAAACTTACGGTGTCGGCGCGATTTACGCGAAAAGGTTAGATTTGGCCCGCGAAATTCTGGTGCCGATTTACGGAACAATTCTTGTTCCTGACAGTCGCTTCATTAACGCTTTTGCGGCTATCGGCGATTTTGATAGTGTGGCCAAACTCTGGCAACTTGTTATCAAAGATAGCCCGAACGACCCGGCCCCGCGGTTGTCTTTGGCCGCGACCTATTTGAAGCTTGGTCAACGACAGGCGGCAGTAGCGGAAATTCAAAAGGCGATCGAGCTTAATCCGGGCGTTAAAGAACAGGGTGAATATTATATTCGCGAGATTCAAGCCGGCCGGAACCCTTGACACTCTGAGAAATATCTGTAGTCTGTAATATAGAACCGTGGCCAATTGAGGCCGAAACAAAACTGAATGGGAGAGTATTCATGAGGATCAAAAAGATAGTGTTCGACTTTGACGGAGTTTTGACCAAAGGCGGGGAACCGCTCAAGGAACAAGCCTGGGACTTTATGGCTGACCTGTGGAGTGGTCAGGCCAAGAAATGGCTTGGTGAAGCTCGCCTTAAATTTGGGCAAGGTAAAGGATCCAGATTTGATATTCTGAAGTATGTTATTCTCCGGTTCGGCCACACCGAAGCGTTTGACGATGTCTTGGTTCCAGCCTATGCCGAGTGCTATGACCAGATTGTCCAACGACTGCTGGTTGATAGCGGTTTGGCAGAACATGCCGAAGAGCTTCTGGATTCTCTTCAAACATTCAGATTCGAGTTGTATGTCAATTCTGCTACCCCAACCCCCGGACTTTTGAAAAGCTTGCAGGCGCTTCGGATTGACGACTACTTTGAAAAAATTCTTGGTTGGCCGAACAGAAAGCTCGAAAATTTGCGGATTGTCAGAAGTTCTACGCCCGCGGCGGAACCGAAGGAAATCGTTTTCGTCGGAGACGGCGAAAATGACTGGAAGGCGGCCAAAGATTTCGGTTGCCATTTCGTTGGTATGGCCAATTCCTGGAACAATTGGGGGGAGAGGCGACCGAAGGGGATGCCGAAGTACTGTTTGATCAGTGACCTTCAGGAGATTCCGAAAAAGATCGCTCTTTTTGAAAAGAAGTAGGGATTTGGGCCGGCAATCGCGACGATTGCCGGCCCTTTAATTTTCTTGACAAAGTCGAGACAGTGTGCTAGTCTCAGAACAGAAAAGCTGGCTTAAAACCGGCAGTTGTTTGATAG
This genomic interval carries:
- a CDS encoding N-acetylneuraminate synthase family protein, encoding MPADLKNKFDFNNLFTFEMANNHQGSVEHGKKIIQEMGKIAKEFDLKASVKLQFRNLDTFIHPDYKNRTDVKHIPRFMSTKLSEVQFRELVDETRRNGLITMATPFDEDSVETMNRLGIEIMKVASCSAHDWPLLAKIAEVGKPIIVSVGGLTIKEVDRVVSFFEHRGADFAMMHCVAIYPTPSEKLHLNQIEIMKRRYPHLTVGFSTHEAPDNTSVIGLAYAKGARIFEKHVGVPTDSIKLNAYSSNPNETRNWVKAYKQALASCGDNNERQVPPEEIADLRSLMRGVYAKKEIKAGSPIKREDVFFAMPYLSHEQLRSGRFNNNLVADKNYKVGEPISAIVEPPRPSKKDIIYSAIHAAKGMLNEAKIPLSHDFKVEISHHYGLEKFNETGCIIVDCINREYAKKLIIQFAGQFHPIHYHKVKDETFQILHGSMEANVEGKNYTLYPGDTLWVPRGVWHSFKTDTGVIFEEISTTSLETSGDSYYVDKDIAEKPREMRKTKLLNWGRHQFDDLPD
- a CDS encoding acylneuraminate cytidylyltransferase family protein, whose product is MKIYAIIPARGGSKGVPGKNVKLLNGKPLIAWTIEAAKAVPEISKVIVNTDDEEIAEVSKKYGAEIFMRPKELAEDLTLDLPVFRHHLETLKSKNDLPDMIVDLRATAPLRNSARIREGIELLSRAGKAKADSVRAVAKAAKHPYKMWKLNVGFLNPLYSEEESGFKDSWDAPRQSFPLVYQNNGCMNAFWPETILEKKTMTGKKILGYTMEDWESVNIDTSIDFLLAEELMKKHSAEFTK
- a CDS encoding DMT family transporter, producing the protein METTLFFLFMLPGTIALGLYDVLLKKTLASGINKDFLLSTVFMLSGAVLFLVSSFIGFPEVKTGFWFALAISVVFASAGHYAWYSAMSYRDEVSLISPLRTLTPPIVLLTGMLFLGERPTVWGILGVVVTVIGLWFLMYSEAGFAKTKLSTVLKSQGVKMGIATAVLFAISFPFDKKIVVLSSAVFSGAVSFFLIGVIVFFISSFKFREPGWGIGQMFTRKSFLFVAGLVILFSLGLVLTFEALNYSFAAYAASAKRLVAIWAVIFGGSFLKEKNINRKILAVVIMIAGTVLSVLGG
- a CDS encoding Gfo/Idh/MocA family oxidoreductase — encoded protein: MKVKVIGAGSIGNHLSQAARRMGWDVSVVDRDQEALRRMKEDIFPSRYGAWDEKIQLFDSANEPKGGFDVICIGTPPDVRLHLALQALEEKPKVLLLEKPLFTPDFAEREEFADFMNQVTKPISPTTVLAGYDHAVSAAIDFVSEMLRESSIGEVQTLDVEFRENWEGIFKAHRWLKGPADSYLGFTARGGGASGEHSHALHLFNHLALEAGLGQVVMVTPFLKMEEPPTGGKYDSIACFNLTTASGVIGRVVQDVVTKPTRKWVRLQGSKGFIEWICNGHTEGDLVRFQTFGSPEVKEKVFAKRRQDDFFQEMLHIQKVIETRAAVGNGGSAWRSPVSLESGLLVMEILQAARRSDENQHLPAFQF
- a CDS encoding O-antigen ligase family protein translates to MEVNKILRRVVLVGIFLVPFIPLVVTNSSFFPFISGKGFVFRIITEIILACWLILALRSVSFRPKKHLLIWMLGAFLLVMLVADALSLNTYKSFWSNFERMEGYITLLHLVAYFLVIGTVLRAEKLWTRFFQTVIGVSTLVSAYAVFQLLGIFVIHQGATRLDATMGNATYLAVYLLFTSFLTVFLWLRDKNGIGMRITYGVILFLQLFGLYNTATRGALLGLVGGTIVALICLVLFERVHLKSRRIAGGALIVMLVMVIGFALIRDSNFLQNKGPLSRLASISLAEGQPRFQVWNMAWQGFKEKPIFGWGQESFNYVFNKYYNPEMYGQEQWFDRAHNVFLDWLIAGGILGFSVYLGLYLSALYSIWRSGGDKRFSVIDKAILTGLIIAYGINNIFVFDQLVSYLMFFSLLAYLYTKDTATELGDYNKVSLDYRLDKGTTDRIFVPAIVVLAVVSLYFVNVKGILQSRALTSALHQRSEGPSKNLELFIKAVSYDSFGQAEVREQLAQAAYAFGRSNAPIEIKQAFFDLTKTELLKQIAETPQDARYQLFMATFLNNFQIYDEALKYYDMARALSPQKQSIMFELGSLYINNGDPNKALDIFKQALDLEPNYVDARKTYGVGAIYAKRLDLAREILVPIYGTILVPDSRFINAFAAIGDFDSVAKLWQLVIKDSPNDPAPRLSLAATYLKLGQRQAAVAEIQKAIELNPGVKEQGEYYIREIQAGRNP
- a CDS encoding HAD family hydrolase, which produces MRIKKIVFDFDGVLTKGGEPLKEQAWDFMADLWSGQAKKWLGEARLKFGQGKGSRFDILKYVILRFGHTEAFDDVLVPAYAECYDQIVQRLLVDSGLAEHAEELLDSLQTFRFELYVNSATPTPGLLKSLQALRIDDYFEKILGWPNRKLENLRIVRSSTPAAEPKEIVFVGDGENDWKAAKDFGCHFVGMANSWNNWGERRPKGMPKYCLISDLQEIPKKIALFEKK